In the Arachis ipaensis cultivar K30076 chromosome B10, Araip1.1, whole genome shotgun sequence genome, one interval contains:
- the LOC110268381 gene encoding uncharacterized protein LOC110268381, with the protein MPSNEKMKDAVWDCESTKAPDSDAYNMNFIKKCLKDVGGEFTAAVMGFFQSAILPRDANVTWVDLAPKFAGAKEIKDLRPISAVGCVYKVISKILVQRMQKIMPGLIGETQSAFVQGKKIHDRALIACETIQMIREAVQNGRITPLLVGRDNIELSHLQFADDTILFCPSEEEMIRNYKQLLRCFEMMSGLSINFDKSSLTPVNCEHSWA; encoded by the exons ATGCCGTCTAATGAGAAAATGAAGGATGCAGTTTGGGATTGTGAGTCAACTAAGGCACCAGACAGTGATGCGTATAATATGAATTTCATTAAGAAGTGTTTGAAGGATGTTGGTGGAGAGTTCACTGCAGCCGTGATGGGATTCTTTCAGTCAGCTATTTTACCTAGAGATGCGAATGTTACTTGGGTGGATTTGGCGCCAAAGTTTGCCGGAGCTAAAGAAATCAAGGACCTTAGGCCGATTAGTGCGGTGGGTTGTGTTTATAAGGTTATATCAAAGATCCTGGTTCAGAGGATGCAGAAGATAATGCCAGGGTTGATAGGAGAAACACAGAGTGCTTTTGTGCAGGGTAAGAAGATACATGATAGGGCTTTGATTGCATGTGAAACTATACA GATGATTAGAGAAGCGGTGCAGAATGGACGCATTACTCCGTTGTTGGTTGGAAGGGATAACATTGAGTTGTCACATTTGCAGTTTGCGGATGATACTATACTTTTTTGCCCTTCTGAAGAAGAAATGATCAGAAACTATAAGCAGTTGCTGCGCTGCTTTGAGATGATGTCAGGGCTAAGTATTAATTTTGACAAGTCCAGCTTGACCCCGGTTAATTGTGAGCATAGTTGGGCATGA
- the LOC107623474 gene encoding transcription factor TGA4: protein MNSPSTQFVSSRRMGVYDPIQQINMWGDSLKSNVNLSASIPLIDEADIKFDSQSEDASHGILGTNIKYDQEASKPVDKIQRRLAQNREAARKSRLRKKAYVQQLESSRLKLMQLEQELERARQQGMYVAGGLDTNHLGFAGPINSGITAFEMEYGHWVEKQNSQILELRNALNSHIGDLELRILVDDMMNHYTEIFRMKSAAAKADVFYVMSGMWKTTAERFFLWIGGFRPSELLKVLLPLIEPLTEQQRLDVCNLGQSCQQAEDALSQGMEKLQQTLADSIAAGQLMEGSYIPQMATAIEKLEALVSFVN from the exons ATGAATTCACCATCGACGCAGTTCGTTTCCTCGAGAAGGATGGGTGTGTATGATCCTATCCAGCAGATCAATATGTGGGGAGATAGCCTCAAAAGTAATGTCAATTTAAGTGCATCCATTCCCTTAATTGATGAAGCCGACATTAAGTTTGATAGTCAG TCAGAGGATGCTTCTCATGGTATCCTGGGAACGAATATCAAATATGACCAAGAAGCAAGTAAACCTGTTGATAAG ATACAGAGACGACTTGCGCAAAATCGAGAGGCTGCTCGGAAGAGTCGTTTGCGGAAAAAG GCCTATGTGCAGCAATTAGAATCTAGTCGTTTGAAGTTGATGCAGCTAGAGCAAGAGCTTGAACGTGCGAGACAGCAG GGAATGTATGTAGCCGGTGGATTGGATACTAATCATCTAGGTTTTGCTGGACCTATTAATTCAG GAATCACAGCTTTCGAGATGGAGTATGGACACTGGGTTGAGAAGCAAAATAGTCAAATCTTAGAACTGAGAAACGCTTTAAATTCTCATATTGGTGACTTAGAGCTGAGGATACTTGTAGATGATATGATGAATCACTACACTGAAATCTTTCGTATGAAATCTGCTGCTGCAAAAGCAGACGTTTTCTATGTAATGTCCGGCATGTGGAAAACTACGGCCGAGAGATTTTTCTTATGGATTGGAGGCTTTCGCCCCTCTGAACTTCTAAAG GTTCTTCTTCCTTTGATTGAACCTTTGACGGAGCAACAACGATTGGATGTCTGCAACCTCGGACAATCATGTCAGCAAGCGGAAGACGCCCTTTCACAAGGTATGGAGAAACTACAGCAAACACTTGCTGATAGCATAGCCGCCGGACAACTGATGGAAGGAAGTTATATTCCGCAGATGGCTACTGCAATAGAGAAGTTGGAAGCTCTTGTGAGCTTTGTGAACTAG